In one window of Gemmatimonadota bacterium DNA:
- the thrB gene encoding homoserine kinase, whose amino-acid sequence MSSVRVRVPATTGNLGSGYDCAGMALGLYNTIEFTETESGLDVAVEGEGAEAVPLDEGNLCIVSARAVFAAINWQPTGLKARMRHAIPVSRGLGSSGVAIVAGAAAANALAGRPLGTPELLRICSDLEGHPDNVVPSLLGGLSVSGERSGTIVYQIFSVPSDLKAVVAIPEFTLDTKVARGVLPESVSMEDAVHNLCSVGLLVGGMVTGNYALLREGMTDRLHQPYRQHLVPGLAEVTREALDVGAHGAALSGAGPTAIALATENHEGIGEAMVDAFARHGVSGQYRILPIDNEGCQVLPD is encoded by the coding sequence ATGTCCTCCGTGCGGGTGCGCGTTCCCGCGACGACGGGCAACCTGGGTTCCGGCTACGACTGCGCCGGCATGGCCCTCGGTCTCTACAACACCATCGAGTTTACCGAGACGGAATCCGGCCTGGACGTGGCCGTGGAGGGCGAAGGGGCCGAAGCGGTGCCCCTGGATGAAGGCAACCTGTGCATCGTTTCCGCCCGAGCCGTTTTCGCCGCCATAAATTGGCAGCCCACCGGTCTTAAGGCGCGCATGCGCCACGCTATTCCCGTCTCACGAGGCCTGGGCAGCAGCGGAGTCGCCATCGTGGCGGGCGCCGCGGCGGCCAATGCCCTCGCGGGGCGGCCGCTGGGCACACCGGAACTCCTCCGCATCTGCTCCGACCTGGAAGGCCATCCCGACAATGTCGTTCCGTCCCTGCTCGGCGGGCTCTCCGTAAGCGGCGAGCGGTCGGGAACGATCGTATACCAGATCTTCTCCGTGCCCTCCGACCTCAAGGCCGTCGTGGCCATTCCCGAATTCACGCTTGATACCAAGGTTGCCCGCGGCGTTCTGCCGGAATCGGTATCTATGGAGGACGCGGTCCACAATCTGTGCAGCGTGGGCCTGCTGGTGGGCGGGATGGTGACGGGGAATTACGCCCTGCTCCGTGAAGGCATGACCGATCGCCTGCACCAGCCCTACCGGCAGCACCTGGTTCCCGGATTGGCGGAAGTCACCAGGGAAGCCCTGGACGTCGGCGCCCACGGCGCGGCCCTCAGCGGCGCGGGACCCACGGCCATCGCCCTGGCCACGGAAAACCACGAGGGGATCGGGGAAGCCATGGTCGATGCCTTCGCCCGGCACGGCGTTTCCGGGCAATACCGGATCCTCCCGATTGACAACGAAGGATGCCAGGTTCTGCCGGACTGA
- a CDS encoding CoA transferase, with protein sequence MSALKDIRVIDLTRVLAGPFTTMTLGDLGAEVIKVEPFGGDEARGFGPFKEGVSGYFENVNRGKRSIAIDLKHPTGRELLLELIGKSDVLVENFRPGVMKKLGLDYETLQARFPGLIYAACSGFGQTGPYARRGAYDMIIQGMGGIVSITGEPDRPPVRVGVSIGDIAAALYACIGILTALFTRTQTGRGQMVDIGMMDCQVALLENAIARYDMTGAVPEPLGARHPSITPFQAVETRDGWIMIAAGNNVLWRRLCEVIERKDLAGDERFQDNNLRTENHGELHEILTDVFREDTSEHWLRRLDSAEIPCGPIQNVRQVVENPQVLARDMIVKILHPIAGPLRVAGSPLKLSDTPPEVTRPAPALGEHTDQVLQTLLEASSDDLTRWRESGVIQ encoded by the coding sequence ATGAGCGCTCTCAAGGACATACGCGTCATCGACTTGACCCGGGTGCTCGCGGGTCCCTTCACGACCATGACCCTGGGCGACCTGGGCGCCGAGGTCATCAAGGTCGAGCCCTTCGGCGGGGACGAAGCGCGGGGATTCGGCCCGTTCAAAGAAGGCGTGAGCGGTTACTTCGAGAACGTCAACCGGGGCAAGCGGAGCATCGCTATCGACCTGAAGCATCCCACCGGCCGCGAACTGCTCCTCGAATTGATCGGAAAGTCGGATGTCCTGGTGGAGAACTTCAGGCCGGGCGTGATGAAGAAACTCGGGCTGGACTACGAGACGCTGCAGGCGCGGTTCCCGGGACTGATTTACGCGGCCTGTTCGGGATTCGGGCAGACCGGGCCCTACGCCCGTCGCGGGGCCTACGACATGATCATCCAGGGCATGGGCGGCATCGTCAGCATAACCGGCGAACCGGACCGTCCGCCCGTACGGGTGGGCGTATCCATCGGGGACATCGCGGCCGCGCTCTACGCCTGCATCGGCATCCTCACGGCGCTCTTTACCCGGACGCAGACGGGCAGGGGACAGATGGTGGACATCGGCATGATGGACTGCCAGGTCGCCCTGCTCGAGAACGCCATCGCCCGGTACGACATGACGGGCGCCGTGCCGGAGCCGCTCGGGGCAAGACACCCTTCCATCACGCCCTTCCAGGCTGTCGAGACGCGGGACGGATGGATCATGATCGCGGCGGGCAACAATGTCCTCTGGCGGCGGCTGTGCGAGGTCATAGAGCGGAAGGACCTGGCCGGCGACGAGCGTTTCCAGGACAACAACCTGCGTACCGAAAACCACGGCGAACTGCACGAGATATTGACGGATGTTTTCCGGGAAGACACTTCGGAACACTGGCTGCGACGGCTGGATTCGGCCGAGATCCCCTGCGGTCCGATCCAGAACGTGCGGCAGGTCGTGGAGAATCCCCAGGTACTGGCACGCGACATGATCGTGAAGATCCTGCATCCCATCGCCGGCCCCCTCCGCGTGGCCGGCTCGCCCCTCAAGCTGTCGGATACCCCACCCGAAGTCACCCGGCCCGCCCCTGCCCTGGGTGAGCACACCGACCAGGTTCTTCAGACGCTGCTCGAGGCGTCCTCGGACGATTTGACTCGATGGCGGGAGTCGGGCGTGATCCAATAA
- a CDS encoding 3-isopropylmalate dehydrogenase, translating to MHNIAVIPGDGTGPEVVREGLKVLKAASEKFSFDYELTEYDFGGDRYLRTGEILPREGLQELGHYDAIYLGAIGHPDCPPGLLEKGILLTIRFELDLYINLRPVKLYPGVDCPLKDKGPEDIDFVVVRENTEDLYVGVGGVYKKGTPDEVAVQESINTRKGVERCLRYAFETAKARNKQNKVTLCAKTNVLTYAHDLWERVFYEVAEEYPGITADYAHVDATCMWMVKNPEWFDVIVTTNMFGDIITDLGAMIQGGMGIAAGGNINPAGTSMFEPIGGSAPKYTDQNVINPIAAIASCQMMLAQLGEAQAADAVERAIIDVVSNKMKSMDAGRMGYSTSEVGDLVAGAVG from the coding sequence TTGCATAATATCGCGGTCATTCCGGGCGACGGAACCGGTCCGGAGGTCGTGCGTGAGGGGCTGAAAGTGCTCAAGGCGGCCTCGGAGAAGTTCTCTTTCGACTATGAACTCACGGAATACGATTTCGGCGGAGACCGGTACCTGAGGACGGGGGAGATCCTGCCCCGGGAGGGTCTCCAGGAACTGGGCCACTACGACGCCATCTACCTCGGCGCCATCGGACACCCGGACTGTCCGCCGGGCCTGCTCGAAAAGGGCATCCTCCTCACCATCCGCTTCGAACTGGACCTCTACATCAACCTGCGTCCCGTCAAGTTGTATCCGGGCGTGGACTGCCCGCTCAAGGACAAGGGACCCGAGGATATCGACTTCGTCGTGGTCCGGGAGAACACCGAGGACCTGTACGTCGGCGTCGGCGGCGTGTACAAGAAGGGCACACCCGACGAGGTCGCGGTGCAGGAATCCATCAATACCCGCAAGGGCGTGGAACGCTGCCTGCGCTACGCCTTCGAGACGGCCAAGGCGAGAAACAAGCAGAACAAGGTGACGCTTTGCGCAAAGACGAACGTCCTGACCTACGCCCACGATCTGTGGGAGCGCGTGTTCTACGAAGTCGCCGAGGAATATCCCGGCATCACCGCCGACTACGCCCACGTGGACGCGACCTGCATGTGGATGGTGAAGAACCCCGAGTGGTTCGACGTCATCGTCACGACCAACATGTTCGGCGATATCATCACCGACCTGGGCGCCATGATCCAGGGCGGCATGGGCATCGCCGCGGGGGGAAACATCAACCCCGCGGGGACTTCCATGTTCGAGCCCATCGGGGGTTCGGCGCCGAAGTACACGGACCAGAACGTCATCAATCCCATCGCGGCCATCGCCTCCTGCCAGATGATGCTGGCGCAGCTCGGCGAAGCGCAGGCCGCCGACGCCGTGGAACGTGCCATCATCGACGTGGTAAGCAACAAGATGAAAAGCATGGACGCCGGCCGAATGGGGTACAGCACCAGCGAAGTCGGCGACCTCGTGGCCGGGGCTGTAGGGTAG
- a CDS encoding Rrf2 family transcriptional regulator, giving the protein MRVSAKAEYACRAVLELTRYHDKAEVIHISDIAVRQSIPEKYLVQILLQLQRAGLVRSKRGATGGYSLARTPGEISLGDVIRAMDGALISVESLSGDAEITDQLSGQHVLKDVWMGVQEKLGEIMDGITFEDISRQAQKSLSMYYI; this is encoded by the coding sequence ATGCGGGTTTCAGCCAAGGCGGAGTACGCGTGCAGGGCGGTGCTGGAGTTGACGCGCTATCACGACAAGGCGGAAGTCATCCACATCAGCGACATCGCCGTCCGACAATCCATTCCCGAAAAATACCTCGTTCAGATCCTCCTGCAGCTTCAGCGCGCCGGTCTGGTCCGGAGCAAGCGTGGAGCGACCGGGGGCTACTCGCTGGCAAGGACTCCAGGCGAGATCTCGCTGGGCGACGTGATACGGGCCATGGACGGAGCGCTGATCTCCGTCGAAAGCCTGTCCGGCGACGCCGAGATAACCGACCAACTGAGCGGCCAGCACGTATTGAAGGACGTTTGGATGGGGGTACAGGAAAAACTCGGCGAGATCATGGACGGCATCACGTTCGAAGACATCTCCAGGCAGGCGCAGAAGAGCCTGTCCATGTACTACATCTGA
- the ftcD gene encoding glutamate formimidoyltransferase — MKPLVECVPNFSEGRDSGIVEAIAASIAAVDGVHLAGMEMDGDHNRSVITFMGAPEDVARGAFEACRTARDLIDLRHHRGVHPRIGATDVIPFIPLCDCTMDDCVSLARDCGGEIGRSLGIPVYFYGHAALDARRGELPDLRRGGFEALVERARQAIKAQHDQQEPSPAPDAGPDAVHVSAGATAVGVRDVLVAYNVNLDTDDVRVARAIAQEVRENNGGLPGVRALGLLLPERHLAQVSMNLTDYRQTNMARAFETVARLAEAEGVQVLESELVGLAPRAAMGGATPADLRMEPLDPTRFLDYHTRLFA, encoded by the coding sequence ATGAAGCCCCTTGTCGAGTGCGTGCCCAATTTCAGCGAAGGGCGCGATTCGGGCATCGTGGAGGCCATCGCCGCCAGCATCGCCGCCGTCGACGGTGTCCACCTGGCCGGCATGGAGATGGACGGGGATCACAACCGCTCCGTGATCACCTTCATGGGTGCGCCCGAAGACGTCGCCAGGGGCGCTTTCGAGGCCTGCAGGACGGCCCGGGACCTCATCGACCTGAGGCACCACCGCGGCGTACATCCCCGGATCGGCGCCACGGACGTCATCCCCTTCATTCCCCTTTGCGACTGCACCATGGATGATTGCGTCTCCCTCGCCCGGGACTGCGGCGGGGAGATCGGCCGATCTCTCGGGATTCCGGTTTATTTCTACGGGCATGCCGCCCTGGATGCGCGGCGCGGTGAGCTACCGGATCTACGCCGGGGAGGATTCGAGGCCCTGGTGGAACGGGCTCGACAGGCCATAAAAGCCCAACACGACCAGCAGGAACCGAGTCCCGCGCCCGACGCCGGTCCGGACGCGGTCCATGTTTCCGCGGGGGCCACGGCGGTCGGCGTCCGTGATGTACTCGTCGCCTACAACGTGAATCTGGACACCGACGACGTGCGTGTAGCCCGGGCGATCGCACAGGAGGTCCGGGAGAATAACGGCGGTTTGCCCGGGGTCCGAGCCCTTGGACTGTTGCTGCCGGAACGGCACCTCGCGCAGGTGTCCATGAACCTGACCGACTACCGGCAGACGAACATGGCCCGGGCTTTCGAAACGGTCGCGCGACTCGCGGAAGCCGAAGGGGTCCAGGTTCTGGAGAGCGAACTGGTCGGACTCGCGCCCCGCGCGGCCATGGGTGGGGCAACGCCGGCGGACCTGCGCATGGAACCCCTGGATCCAACCCGGTTCCTGGACTACCACACCCGTCTGTTCGCCTGA
- a CDS encoding MoaD/ThiS family protein, with protein MSVTVRIPTPLRKLTGNQSEIEIDGETVESLIGNMEASYPGIKDRICDESGKVRRFINIYINEEDIRFLHGTDTAVKAGDRISIVPAIAGGLRGPGGLGSVGGPGGLRDRG; from the coding sequence ATGTCCGTTACCGTTCGCATTCCAACCCCGCTGCGCAAGTTGACCGGCAACCAGTCCGAAATCGAAATAGACGGCGAAACCGTCGAATCGCTGATCGGAAACATGGAAGCATCCTATCCCGGCATCAAGGATCGCATCTGCGACGAGTCCGGAAAAGTGCGGCGATTCATCAATATCTATATCAACGAAGAAGACATCCGGTTTCTGCACGGCACGGACACCGCGGTCAAGGCCGGAGACCGGATTTCCATCGTGCCCGCCATCGCGGGCGGTCTGCGCGGTCCGGGTGGCCTGGGCAGCGTGGGCGGTCCGGGCGGTCTGCGGGACCGCGGCTGA
- the cysK gene encoding cysteine synthase A, with protein sequence MASGNGIYDSALDLIGNTPLVRLNRINQVPGVDLLGKLESDNPGGSVKDRVGLSMIQDAEQQGLLKPGGTIVEPTSGNTGLGLSMVAAVRGYKVILVMPDNMSSERRVLLTSYGAELVLTPGMLGMAGAVQKAEEILAEHPDYFMPQQFKNPANVEIHRKTTAEEIWEATGGKIDAFVAAVGTGGTLTGVGQYLKEKDESIRVIAVEPSLSPVISGKPVESLVHAIQGIGAGFIPDILDTSIIDEVMLIDDEEAYQTARRLGLEEGLLVGISAGANVCASLKVAEQLGKGRIVTILCDTGERYLSIREYFEGQSD encoded by the coding sequence GTGGCGTCCGGGAACGGAATATACGACAGCGCACTCGACCTGATCGGCAACACCCCCCTGGTTCGCCTGAACCGGATAAACCAGGTCCCGGGGGTCGACCTGCTCGGCAAGCTCGAGTCGGACAACCCCGGCGGCAGCGTAAAGGATCGCGTCGGCCTGAGCATGATCCAGGACGCCGAGCAGCAGGGCCTGCTCAAGCCGGGCGGTACCATCGTGGAGCCGACGAGCGGCAACACGGGACTCGGCCTGAGCATGGTGGCCGCGGTACGGGGCTACAAGGTCATTCTCGTGATGCCGGACAACATGAGTTCGGAGCGGCGCGTGCTGCTGACCTCCTACGGCGCGGAACTGGTGCTCACGCCGGGCATGCTGGGTATGGCCGGCGCCGTGCAGAAGGCGGAGGAGATACTCGCCGAACATCCCGATTACTTCATGCCCCAGCAGTTCAAGAACCCCGCGAACGTCGAAATACACCGGAAGACCACGGCCGAGGAGATCTGGGAGGCGACCGGTGGAAAAATCGACGCCTTCGTGGCCGCCGTGGGCACCGGGGGGACGCTGACCGGTGTGGGCCAGTACCTGAAGGAGAAGGACGAGAGCATCCGCGTGATTGCGGTGGAACCCTCGTTGTCCCCCGTGATATCGGGTAAACCCGTGGAGAGCCTGGTGCACGCCATCCAGGGCATCGGCGCCGGGTTCATTCCCGATATCCTGGATACGTCGATCATTGACGAGGTGATGTTGATCGACGACGAGGAGGCTTACCAGACGGCCCGCCGCCTGGGCCTGGAGGAAGGGCTCCTGGTGGGCATATCGGCGGGCGCCAACGTATGCGCGAGCCTGAAGGTGGCGGAGCAACTGGGCAAAGGGCGGATCGTGACCATCCTGTGCGATACCGGCGAGAGATACCTGAGCATCCGGGAGTATTTCGAGGGACAGAGCGATTAA
- a CDS encoding RraA family protein: MSKEFGSEMYEEMKEKLFSAVIADALDACGYRDQILRHDIRPLFPDAVVVGRALTVLSVDVYEIPDEPYKLELEAVDALKPGDVLVAQTNGTTRSSLWGELLSTAAEARGARGAVIDGFTRDSQVIADMGFPLFVRGIAPYDSKGRSDVIAYNTPIDCGSVKVCPGDLVFGDFDGVVVVPRAVEEQVLKAAFEKAAEEKEVKQALKNGMSATAAFEKYGIL; encoded by the coding sequence TTGAGCAAAGAATTCGGCAGCGAAATGTACGAGGAGATGAAGGAGAAACTGTTTTCGGCGGTCATCGCGGACGCCCTGGACGCTTGCGGATACCGCGACCAGATCCTCCGGCACGACATCAGGCCCCTGTTTCCCGATGCGGTCGTCGTGGGCCGGGCACTGACCGTGCTTTCCGTCGACGTATACGAGATACCCGACGAGCCCTACAAGCTGGAACTGGAAGCCGTGGACGCGCTAAAGCCAGGGGACGTCCTCGTGGCGCAGACCAACGGTACGACGCGAAGCAGTCTCTGGGGCGAACTGCTCTCTACCGCCGCGGAGGCCCGGGGCGCGCGCGGCGCCGTGATTGACGGGTTTACCCGGGATTCGCAGGTCATCGCCGACATGGGCTTTCCGCTCTTCGTCCGCGGCATCGCACCCTATGATTCGAAAGGCAGGAGCGACGTCATCGCCTACAATACGCCCATCGACTGCGGCAGCGTAAAGGTCTGTCCGGGTGATCTGGTATTCGGCGACTTCGACGGGGTCGTGGTCGTTCCCCGGGCCGTGGAAGAACAGGTACTGAAAGCGGCCTTTGAAAAGGCGGCCGAAGAGAAAGAGGTCAAGCAGGCTCTGAAGAACGGCATGTCCGCAACCGCCGCCTTCGAGAAATACGGCATTCTCTGA
- a CDS encoding OmpA family protein encodes MRAGIVVSLCLCISSFLTAPLPVSAQGSGDSSTASAAGRITAATSSLNQLSDRDAGFLVPDTFNKVREAYDRYTRDIREGKSTRDIQRAYAEFDAALVLARERLERVNEMLMVPLEKRAAARRANAPAMVPEAFEEAERRLERAISRLEDDRVSDAFAEGQEAAMRYDEARSSVIEMSLIGSAQIGLAEAENQDWDRLAPASFAQARRLVDEVTGALGRGEPLSAALRNKAQTADYAVRRAIEIAAQVDGLRSDPGNWERMLLSQEDLARQAADMAGVGADFLADNPQAIMTESLRTLAARQDSLGLLLQRAEGDAATLRAEVDSLHQAIEEQQIRLSSMVESYQQDLQRRKEELDRERRELRDYLYEKTQLDAAAQAQERFSDSEAIVVRDDERLTLRLIGLSFQAGRTEIPGGARGLLERLGEFLLLYPQTRVAVEGHTDATGAEDKNVSLSKSRADAVMQFLADRSGVETERMTSSGLGSAQPIDSNNTRRGRDRNRRIDVVLTFTRDL; translated from the coding sequence GTTCCGGCGACAGCAGTACAGCCAGTGCGGCTGGTCGGATCACTGCGGCCACCTCCTCCCTGAATCAGCTTTCCGATCGAGACGCCGGTTTCCTGGTCCCTGATACTTTCAACAAAGTCCGGGAGGCCTACGATCGGTATACCCGCGATATCCGGGAGGGCAAATCGACCCGGGATATCCAGCGGGCCTATGCGGAGTTCGACGCCGCCCTGGTTTTGGCGCGGGAACGGCTGGAACGCGTAAACGAGATGCTGATGGTGCCGCTGGAGAAACGGGCGGCGGCCCGGCGGGCGAACGCCCCCGCCATGGTTCCAGAGGCCTTCGAGGAGGCCGAGAGACGCCTCGAACGGGCCATTTCCAGGCTGGAGGACGACCGGGTCTCCGATGCCTTCGCCGAGGGACAGGAAGCGGCCATGCGCTACGATGAAGCGAGATCGTCGGTTATCGAGATGTCGCTTATCGGATCGGCGCAGATCGGACTGGCCGAAGCCGAGAATCAGGATTGGGACCGGTTGGCCCCGGCGTCCTTCGCGCAGGCCCGCCGGTTGGTGGACGAAGTAACCGGTGCGCTGGGCCGCGGAGAACCCCTGTCCGCCGCGCTCCGAAACAAGGCCCAGACCGCCGATTACGCGGTACGGCGTGCGATCGAGATTGCGGCACAAGTCGATGGTCTTCGCAGCGATCCAGGTAACTGGGAGCGCATGTTGCTGTCTCAGGAGGATCTCGCCCGGCAGGCCGCCGACATGGCAGGGGTCGGCGCCGACTTCCTGGCCGATAATCCACAGGCAATCATGACGGAAAGCCTGCGCACGCTCGCCGCGCGACAGGATTCACTTGGACTCCTTCTTCAGCGGGCGGAGGGCGACGCCGCGACGCTCAGGGCCGAGGTCGATTCCCTGCACCAGGCGATCGAGGAACAGCAGATTCGCCTGTCCTCCATGGTGGAGAGCTACCAGCAGGACCTGCAGCGCAGGAAGGAGGAGCTGGACCGGGAACGCCGGGAACTCAGGGACTACCTGTACGAGAAGACCCAGCTGGATGCCGCCGCCCAGGCCCAGGAGCGATTTTCGGACAGCGAAGCAATCGTGGTTCGAGACGACGAACGCCTTACCCTGCGGCTTATCGGGCTGTCCTTCCAGGCGGGAAGAACGGAAATACCCGGGGGCGCGCGCGGGTTGCTCGAGCGACTCGGGGAATTCCTCCTGTTGTATCCTCAGACCCGTGTTGCCGTGGAGGGCCATACGGACGCCACCGGCGCAGAAGACAAGAACGTTTCCCTCTCAAAGTCCCGCGCCGATGCGGTCATGCAGTTTCTGGCGGACCGATCCGGTGTCGAGACCGAGCGTATGACGTCCTCCGGCCTGGGCAGCGCGCAGCCCATCGACAGCAACAATACGCGCAGAGGCAGGGATCGGAACCGGCGGATCGACGTGGTCCTGACCTTCACTAGAGATCTGTAA